A window of the Drosophila simulans strain w501 chromosome 2L, Prin_Dsim_3.1, whole genome shotgun sequence genome harbors these coding sequences:
- the LOC6730470 gene encoding minor histocompatibility antigen H13, with protein sequence MAEEVIGTVKEVLKGIIENVNTPKNESAPAEKKPSTPEGMAVAYSSLVVMAMLPIIFGSIRSVKLHKLKKSTGEKADTMTKKDAMYFPLIASAALFGLYLFFKIFQKVHINYLLTGYFFVLGVIALAHLLSPVINSLMPAAVPKVPFHILFTKGEGKHKEDIVNYKFSTHDIVCLVISSVIGVWYLLKKHWIANNLFGLAFAINGVEMLHLNNFVTGVILLSGLFFYDIFWVFGTNVMVTVAKSFEAPIKLVFPQDLIENGLNASNFAMLGLGDIVIPGIFIALLLRFDDSKKRKTRIYFYSTLIAYFLGLLATIFVMHVFKHAQPALLYLVPACMGTPLLVALIRGELKVLFAYEDHPEEKPEKKEKKEKDEGTSSSGSKKKESKKGK encoded by the exons ATGGCGGAGGAAGTAATCGGAACCGTTAAGGAGGTGCTCAAGGGCATCATCGAGAATGTGAACACACCGAAGAACGAGTCGGCGCCGGCCGAGAAGAAGCCCTCGACTCCGGAGGGCATGGCGGTGGCCTACAGCAGCCTGGTGGTGATGGCCATGCTGCCCATCATCTTCGGCTCCATCCGCTCCGTGAAGCTGCACAAGCTGAAAAAG TCCACGGGCGAGAAGGCGGACACGATGACCAAGAAGGACGCCATGTACTTCCCGTTGATCGCGTCGGCAGCCCTCTTCGGTCTGTACCTGTTCTTCAAGATCTTCCAGAAGGTGCACATCAACTACCTGCTCACCGGCTACTTCTTCGTGCTGGGAGTGATTGCTCTGGCGCACCTGCTCAGTCCGGTGATCAACTCGCTGATGCCCGCCGCCGTGCCCAAGGTCCCCTTTCACATCCTGTTCACCAAGGGCGAGGGCAAGCACAAGGAGGACATCGTGAACTACAAGTTCTCCACGCACGACATTGTCTGCCTGGTGATCTCCTCGGTGATCGGAGTGTGGTACCTGCTCAAGAAGCACTGGATCGCGAACAACCTGTTCGGCCTGGCCTTCGCTATCAACGGCGTGGAGATGCTGCACCTGAACAACTTCGTCACGGGCGTCATCTTGCTGAGCGGCCTGTTCTTCTACGACATCTTCTGGGTATTCGGCACCAACGTGATGGTCACCGTGGCCAAGAGCTTCGAGGCGCCCATCAAGCTAGTGTTCCCCCAGGACCTGATCGAGAACGGCCTGAACGCCTCGAACTTCGCCATGCTGGGACTGGGCGACATCGTCATTCCTGGCATCTTCATCGCCCTGCTGCTGCGCTTCGACGACAGCAAGAAGCGCAAGACGCGCATCTACTTCTACTCCACGCTGATCGCCTACTTCCTGGGCCTGCTGGCCACCATCTTTGTGATGCATGTGTTCAAGCACGCGCAGCCGGCCCTGCTCTACCTGGTGCCAGCCTGCATGGGCACTCCCCTCCTGGTGGCCCTCATTCGTGGCGAGCTAAAGGTGCTCTTTGC CTATGAAGATCATCCCGAGGAGAAGCCCgaaaagaaggagaagaaggagaaggacGAGGGCACCAGCTCATCCGGCAGCAAAAAGAAGGAGTCCAAGAAGGGCAAGTAG